From Chloroflexota bacterium, a single genomic window includes:
- a CDS encoding TIGR00159 family protein, with product MSDILWVFSHISFSDVIDILLVSSIFFAVLQLFRGTQAIQLLRGVIIFIFLAVLLSNVLRLTAFSWLLGNAIPALLVAIPVIFQPELRRALERLGRAGGLIDRPMREAAVNRTISQVARACRLLSESRYGAIIVLERNTGLQDHADTGVEIKAQVSSELLLTIFYPNTPLHDGAVIIREDEIVAAAVVLPLSNSTLADHYLGTRHRAALGISEQTDAIAVIVSEETGTISVAHNGRMVRYLDETRLRNILQRLYRPYLQIDLSSWIRLRGRERSDSKEVKELKL from the coding sequence GTGTCGGATATCCTTTGGGTCTTTTCACACATCAGTTTCAGCGATGTCATTGACATTTTGCTAGTGTCCAGCATCTTCTTCGCTGTGCTGCAACTCTTTAGGGGCACGCAGGCCATTCAACTCCTGCGCGGAGTGATTATCTTCATCTTCCTGGCCGTGCTGCTCAGCAACGTGCTGCGGCTGACTGCCTTTAGCTGGTTGCTCGGCAACGCCATTCCGGCTTTATTGGTGGCCATCCCAGTCATCTTCCAACCCGAGCTGCGCCGAGCATTGGAACGCCTGGGACGGGCGGGAGGGTTGATTGACCGTCCCATGCGCGAGGCTGCTGTAAACCGAACCATTAGCCAGGTTGCGCGGGCCTGCCGTCTGTTGTCTGAATCCCGCTATGGAGCCATCATCGTCCTGGAACGCAATACTGGCTTGCAGGATCATGCAGATACAGGCGTAGAGATTAAAGCCCAAGTATCGAGCGAACTCTTGTTGACCATCTTCTACCCGAATACTCCGCTACATGACGGGGCCGTGATCATTCGTGAAGATGAAATCGTGGCAGCAGCCGTGGTCCTGCCTCTTTCCAACAGCACCTTGGCAGATCATTACCTAGGCACACGGCATCGCGCGGCGCTGGGCATCAGTGAACAGACCGATGCCATCGCCGTCATCGTCTCTGAGGAAACAGGCACGATTTCCGTAGCACATAATGGGCGCATGGTTCGCTACCTGGATGAGACCCGCCTGCGCAACATCCTACAAAGGCTATATCGCCCCTATCTGCAAATTGACCTATCTTCCTGGATACGCCTGCGAGGGCGCGAACGATCCGACTCGAAAGAGGTCAAGGAGTTGAAGCTGTGA
- the argF gene encoding ornithine carbamoyltransferase, producing MKKDLLSLADLSAEEIWHILNVAQELKEEWQAGGNQPILMGKTLGMIFQKPSLRTRVSFEVGMLQLGGEALYLSPEEIQLGKRESVADVARVLSRYVDCIMARVFAHKDVEMLAAYSRVPVINGLSDYSHPCQGLSDFFTILEKKGGLHGLKLAWVGDGNNVLTSLLFGGTKLGMEIAVATPPGYEPASEVLELALRFAKESGSNVEVGNDPQAAVHNADVIYTDVWTSMGQEAEQERRRRVFPPYQVNAALVAKAKPDVIVMHCLPAHRGEEITDEVADGPNSVLFDQAENRLHAQKGLLAVLLANK from the coding sequence ATGAAGAAAGACCTACTGAGCCTGGCTGATCTCTCTGCCGAAGAAATTTGGCATATCCTGAACGTGGCCCAGGAACTGAAAGAGGAATGGCAAGCGGGAGGCAATCAGCCTATTCTGATGGGCAAGACCCTGGGCATGATCTTTCAAAAGCCCTCCTTGCGCACACGGGTTTCCTTCGAAGTCGGGATGCTGCAACTCGGTGGGGAGGCATTGTACTTATCGCCGGAGGAAATCCAGCTTGGCAAGCGCGAAAGCGTCGCTGATGTAGCCCGCGTATTGAGTCGTTATGTGGATTGCATTATGGCACGGGTCTTTGCCCATAAAGACGTGGAGATGCTGGCGGCTTATTCCCGTGTTCCCGTGATCAATGGACTCTCCGATTACAGCCATCCCTGCCAGGGGCTGTCAGATTTCTTCACCATCCTGGAGAAGAAGGGCGGATTGCACGGACTGAAACTGGCTTGGGTGGGAGATGGCAACAACGTGTTGACTTCTCTGCTCTTTGGCGGCACCAAGCTCGGGATGGAGATTGCTGTAGCCACACCCCCGGGCTATGAACCCGCGAGTGAGGTACTAGAACTGGCTCTTCGCTTCGCTAAGGAGAGCGGAAGCAACGTGGAGGTCGGGAATGATCCACAGGCTGCAGTGCACAATGCCGATGTCATCTACACCGATGTCTGGACAAGCATGGGTCAGGAGGCAGAGCAGGAGCGGCGGCGCAGAGTGTTTCCGCCTTATCAAGTAAACGCTGCTTTGGTAGCCAAGGCCAAGCCAGATGTGATCGTCATGCATTGCTTGCCAGCACATAGGGGGGAAGAGATCACCGATGAGGTGGCTGATGGCCCCAACTCTGTGCTTTTTGACCAGGCCGAGAATCGCCTGCATGCTCAAAAAGGATTGCTGGCAGTGTTACTAGCGAACAAGTAG
- the serS gene encoding serine--tRNA ligase, with protein MIDLKLIRERPDYVRQAIATLQLSAPIDEILDLDEQRRNLLSQVEALRARRNEVSKEIGRLRGAPEAEALKEEMRQVGEQIKALDERVKTIEEQLRQALLEVPNLPHESVPVGKDESENVIVRTEGEPRHFDFQPLTHWDLGPTLDIIDFERGVKMSGSRFYILKGLGARLQRALIAWMLDLHVQQHGYTEIYPPFMVREECLWVDGKLPKFRDNVYHDAEEDFCWIGTAETPLTNLHRDEILPVEKLPLNYVAYSACFRREKMSAGRDVRGIKRGHQFDKVEMYKFTTPETSYDELEKMVEHAEDVARLLGIPHRVVLMCTGDLGFVAAKKYDVEMWAPGCQEWLEVSSISNCEDFQARRGNIRFRRERGAKPEYVHTLNGSGLGLPRTLIAVMENYQQADGSIVVPEVLRPYMGGVEVIR; from the coding sequence ATGATTGACCTGAAACTCATCCGTGAGAGGCCCGACTATGTGCGCCAGGCGATTGCGACATTGCAACTCAGCGCACCTATTGATGAGATCCTGGATTTGGACGAGCAGCGCCGCAACCTGCTCAGCCAGGTAGAGGCTTTGCGTGCCCGTCGCAACGAAGTCTCCAAGGAAATTGGTCGCTTGCGTGGTGCTCCCGAAGCCGAAGCGCTTAAGGAAGAAATGCGCCAAGTCGGAGAGCAGATCAAGGCTCTGGACGAGCGGGTAAAAACGATCGAGGAACAACTTAGGCAGGCATTGCTCGAGGTGCCCAACCTGCCTCATGAGAGCGTGCCTGTGGGCAAAGACGAAAGCGAAAACGTCATTGTGCGCACCGAGGGTGAGCCGCGGCATTTTGATTTTCAACCGCTGACCCATTGGGACCTAGGCCCAACCCTGGACATTATTGATTTCGAACGCGGAGTCAAGATGTCGGGCTCCCGTTTCTACATCCTCAAAGGATTGGGCGCGCGGTTGCAACGCGCTTTGATCGCCTGGATGCTTGACCTGCATGTTCAGCAGCATGGCTATACCGAGATCTATCCCCCATTCATGGTGCGCGAAGAGTGTCTGTGGGTGGATGGCAAGCTGCCCAAGTTCCGCGACAATGTGTACCACGATGCAGAGGAGGATTTCTGCTGGATCGGCACCGCCGAGACGCCGCTGACCAATCTGCATCGCGACGAGATTTTGCCAGTTGAGAAGCTGCCCTTGAATTACGTGGCCTATTCGGCTTGTTTCCGCCGCGAAAAGATGAGCGCTGGGCGGGATGTGCGCGGCATCAAGCGCGGGCATCAGTTCGACAAAGTGGAGATGTACAAATTCACCACGCCAGAAACCAGTTATGATGAACTGGAGAAAATGGTCGAACACGCCGAGGATGTCGCGCGCCTGCTGGGCATCCCCCATCGCGTGGTGCTGATGTGCACCGGAGATTTGGGGTTTGTCGCTGCCAAGAAGTACGATGTCGAGATGTGGGCACCAGGTTGTCAGGAATGGCTGGAGGTATCGAGCATTTCCAACTGCGAGGATTTCCAGGCGCGCCGTGGCAACATCCGCTTCCGCCGCGAGCGTGGTGCCAAGCCAGAGTACGTACACACGCTCAATGGCTCCGGGCTGGGCTTGCCGCGCACGCTCATCGCGGTCATGGAGAACTATCAGCAAGCCGATGGCAGCATCGTCGTTCCCGAGGTGCTGCGCCCGTACATGGGCGGCGTAGAGGTCATCCGCTGA
- a CDS encoding rubrerythrin family protein → MATLDNLKAAFAGESQANRKYLAFAKKAEAEGYPQIAKLFRAAAEAETVHAHAHLRVMGGIKSTAENLQAAIDGEGFEFKEMYPPYLAEAEKEGNKAAANSFKYAMEVEKVHYNLYSQALETLKAGKDLPKAPIFVCDVCGYTVSGEAPDKCPVCGAKKERFFEVS, encoded by the coding sequence ATGGCTACATTGGACAATCTGAAAGCAGCATTTGCAGGGGAGAGTCAGGCGAATCGAAAGTACCTGGCTTTCGCGAAGAAGGCAGAGGCGGAAGGGTATCCTCAAATTGCCAAACTTTTCCGAGCCGCAGCCGAGGCAGAGACCGTCCACGCTCATGCGCATTTGCGTGTGATGGGTGGCATCAAGTCTACAGCCGAGAACTTGCAGGCTGCTATTGATGGCGAGGGGTTTGAATTCAAGGAGATGTACCCTCCATACCTGGCCGAGGCGGAGAAGGAAGGCAATAAAGCCGCAGCAAACAGCTTCAAGTACGCTATGGAAGTAGAAAAAGTCCACTACAACCTGTACTCGCAGGCTCTAGAGACGCTCAAGGCAGGCAAGGACCTACCCAAGGCGCCCATCTTTGTCTGCGATGTATGCGGCTATACAGTCAGCGGCGAGGCGCCGGACAAATGCCCTGTCTGCGGCGCAAAGAAAGAGCGCTTCTTCGAGGTATCCTGA